From Ochotona princeps isolate mOchPri1 chromosome X, mOchPri1.hap1, whole genome shotgun sequence, one genomic window encodes:
- the CXHXorf66 gene encoding uncharacterized protein CXorf66 homolog: MEARMENFKRHPIIIIIGIFVIAFVCFCLCFLHYSCKNNEFTTTEMDKKEGTATKSSLSSKIPFSEFGQPSSFSPENQCMLPAIHKLSGPLSPEKSSIPSSAERSTRHSSPRKSSVASSAELLAKSSSPKKAQGPSTPSKSLRSSQLEKPYRMHNLEKACKLAHTHKQGKQARTSYPAKQVRQFSPAYLQYPARSAKAPCPYHPQNQILPLKSPVQKLPRSSRHAKAKRSLSARKAARLSRSQLAKTCQCYNERCLVCKTSEPSINDIYEAKEKHTASSKAKPFSRSFQKAYSWYNVHDDSDSDVMTNDSNDSDREVTIICDVRYNEAIFDDTQNN, encoded by the exons ATGGAGGCAagaatggaaaattttaaaagacatccgATTATAATCATAATTGGTATTTTTGTcatagcttttgtttgtttttgcctttgttttctcCATTATAGCTGTAAGAACAATGAATTTACCACAACCGAAAT GGACAAGAAAGAAGGTACAGCAACCAAGTCATCCCTGTCATCCAAAATACCTTTCAGTGAATTTGGACAACCCAGTTCATTCAGTCCAGAAAATCAATGCATGCTACCTGCTATTCACAAGTTATCTGGTCCTTTAAGTCCAGAAAAGTCATCCATACCATCTAGTGCAGAAAGGTCAACCAGGCACTCGAGTCCAAGGAAGTCATCTGTGGCATCTAGTGCTGAGCTTTTAGCCAAGTCATCAAGTCCAAAAAAGGCACAGGGGCCATCAACACCTTCAAAATCTCTCAGGTCATCTCAACTGGAAAAACCATATAGGATGCATAATCTAGAAAAGGCATGTAAGTTAGCACATACCCACAAGCAAGGCAAGCAAGCCAGAACATCCTACCCTGCCAAACAGGTCAGGCAGTTCTCACCAGCTTATCTGCAATATCCAGCCAGGTCAGCCAAAGCACCTTGTCCATATCACCCACAAAATCAAATCTTGCCACTCAAGTCACCTGTGCAGAAATTGCCCAGATCATCCAGACATGCTAAAGCAAAAAGGTCACTGAGTGCACGCAAGGCAGCCAGGTTATCTCGATCTCAATTAGCCAAGACTTGTCAATGTTACAATGAAAGATGCCTTGTTTGCAAAACCTCTGAGCCTTCAATCAATGATATTTATGaagcaaaggaaaaacacactGCTTCAAGTAAAGCAAAGCCTTTTTCCAGATCATTTCAAAAAGCTTATTCCTGGTACAACGTACATGATGACAGTGACAGTGATGTGATGACAAATGACAGTAATGACAGTGACAGGGAGGTAACCATTATTTGTGATGTCAGGTACAATGAGGCCATCTTTGATGATACCCAAAATAATTGA